CACAAATAATAATCCTTGGCTTCATCCTCATCTCCTTAACCAAGCAGGGATGCCATTGACCGCTCGCTTCTGCCGAAATCCTATCTGAAAGTGTAACCCTCGCTGTTGCAACAGAGATGTTCTTCACACACTATAGCGCTACCCGAAACCGGAATTGGCGTTGAGCCGAGATACGGATCCTGTTGGCGAATTCAAAAAACAGACTCAAAGCGCGATGTTCGCTACGTGAACCGGCGAAGCCATTGCCTCTGGCACAATCGCTAATTTTTGATTGGTGATGTTTTGAAAATGAGAAACGCGAGTTTTCGCCAGTGGAATTTCTTCGAGCCAAGCATAAATTCTTTCTAAATTCATCGCTGCCGCACTCAGAAGATGCTGTAGAGAAGTTTTCAGCAAGCGGCTGTTGAATTGGATGTTACGCCTACTGCGGTCAGTCATCAAATCAAAGTCCTGGAAGATGATTTGGGAATGCCGTTATTTCGCCGTCGTCCCCGTCCTTTAGCTTTGACTGAGGCGGGTGCTTTTCTCTATCCGAAAGTGCAGGAGAGTTTTGATGCGATGGCAAGCGCGATCGCGCAATTAAAACAAATTCCAGACCATTGCGAATTAACAGTGAGCGTTACTCCAGTCTTAGCAACGAAATGGTTAGTTTCCCGATTGCCTCAGTTTCAGGAACGTTATCCCGAAATTAATCTACGTCTTCATACCGCTAATAAAGTTGTGGATTTACACCAGCAAACTGTTGATCTTGCCCTCCGTTACGGTCGGGGGAATTATTTCGGTTTAGTCACTCGTCCGTTGATGTCGGATCAATTTGTTCCGGTCTGTAGCCCTCATCTCTTGACCGTTGGTCAGCATCCCCTCAACAAACCAAAAGATTTAGCCCATCATCGTTTACTCCACTTTGAATGGATGTATTATGGTGCGGAAGCACCGAATTGGTCAAACTGGTTTGCGCGGGCAGGAATCAGCAATATTGATGCGAGAGGAGGCATCACCTTGTCTAACAAGGCCCACGCACACGACCGAAGGTTGATGGCTAGAACCCGAAGTGATTGGCGGCGGCTAATCGGCATCGTGACGTTGCTTGAGTTCTCCGTAAGACAATACCAGAAGATTGTCTTTCAGTGCTCAGATTGAAACTATCGCAGCGTTTGCGTGAAAGCATTGATAGTTTGGTGCCCACGTTGTGCATTTCCTGTCGTCAAGAAGTCTAAGATTGCGCCTTGAAATAAGTGAAATAGCGATAAAGCTGTAGTTTTGTCATTTGTGAAATTAAACAAAGAATCTACCCACTTTTTGCTCTCTTGCTCGATGAAATGTTGTGTTTCTGAGTCACCCTGTATGGCACGTTGATTTAGCTCCATCGTCAGTTTCAGCAAGCCGCACATCGCTGGTGAAGTCAAATGGCTCCACATTTCGAGTAGGGGGTCTGCTAGACAATCAGCCTCTTCAAGTGACACACTCTGAAATGACCATAGTTTTTCGCGCAAGCGAGTCTCTAACAAACCAATGAGTTGTCGCTCTAATTCTTGTTTTGAGCCAAAGTGATAAACCAGCATTCGTCCGCTAGTGCCTATCCTCTTGGCGATCCCATTGATGCTAGAATCCAATGCTCCTGCTTCGATTGCAGCAGCTAGGCATTGCTCCAGAAGCTCCTGCTTCTTCTGAGGTTCAGTCGGTCGGCTCATAGGTTGACAGTTAATGTAACAGCTATTACATTAATAATTAACGTAACGACTATTACGTTAACACCATTAAGTTGAGGTCGGGCAAAATCATGAGGACAAAAGATAGAGTTGGCTTGATTGCTCTCGGATTGGTCATCTGGGCAGCAGGAACATTGGTTTATCGCCTGAGTGGTTCATCCTTCTTTGAGGGGTCTGCTACTGGGTATTGGCTCAACGTCGGTTTAACAGGCATTCTATATGCCGTTGTTTCGCTGGGAGTGATGAAGTGGCGGAAGATTGAGCAAAAAGATTGGTTACAAGGTGCAATCTGTATTGCTTTGCCGGGAATGCTGGGCGAAATTCCAATTCTTGCTGGCTTTTCAGAACTGATGAGCAATATGCAACCTGAAACAGCAGGGCGATACGCAGCCTTTTTGTTTGGAGGATACTCAACACTAATTGGCACAGCTTGGCTCATGTCTGCAAAAGCCAGTTCTCAGCCGATTTCGGCAACACAGTTCTTAGATACAGAGCAATAAAAAGCCATTTGCACCAAGATAACCTAACAAGTCAACACTTCCTCGAGTATGCTATGGCCAAATCGCGCAAATTGGAATCACTTCTCGCGCAAATAGAGCAAATTCGCTCCGACCCTACTCAATCAGAAGCACAGCTGCTACTGCGCCAATTACTCGCCTCGAAACAGCCGGTTGTAATCGCGCAAGCAGCAACCCTGATCGCAGAAGCCCAACATGACGACCTGATTCCCGATTTGGTTTCCGGATTTGAGTGGGCGATGACGAAGCCTAGCGAGCGAGATCCCGGTTGTACCGCGAAGCTCAAACTAGCCGATGCGCTCTATCGCTTGAACCACAGCAACGAAGATTTGTTTTTGCGGGGCATTCGCCATGTACAGCGAGAACCGGTGTGGGGCGGTTCGGTGGATACTGCGGCGCCCTTGCGAAGTGTCTGTGCATTGGGGCTGGTGAGAATAAATTACTCGGATGTCATGAGCGAGTTAGCAGACTTGTTGGCTGACCCCGAACCCGAGGCCCGAATGGGAGCAGCCCGCGCCCTTGCCTATACGGGAGATTTGTCAGCTGTTCCCCTGTTACGGTTACGGATCGGGATGGGCGATCGCGCCCCAGTGTTATCGGACTGTTTTCTGGCGTTGCTCCAGTTATCCCCAACGCCATCCTCAATTGAGTTAGTGCGTTCCTTTCTAGTGATTGAGCCAGAGGCTGAGGATCGCAAGAGGGCTGAGCTGGCCGAAGCAGCAGTGCTAGCATTAGGAGAAGCGCGATTATTGGAAGCGTTCGGGATTTTGCGAACTTGGTGGAGCTCCCTCTCCCTTCGAGAGCTTCGACAAACGGGATTGATGGCAATCGCGCTCCTGAGAAATGATGAGGCGATTTCATTTCTGTTATCTCTGATTGAGGAGGGCGATCTGGCAGAAGCAAAAGATGCAGTTGCAGCCTTGTGTGTTTATCGTGAGGATGAAGCACTTTGGCAACGAGTTCGTGAACGGATTGAACAACGGGGAGAGACAAGTCTCCTGAGCATGGCTAAATAAATAGTTTTATACAACATATAGCAAGATTTGGATTGTCCACAAATATCTGGCTACAAACCTAACAAATTAAGGAAATAGACTTTGAAGGATCGAGAAAAAGCCAACGCCAGATTATGCCAGCGTAAGCTGGCAACTTTGATCGGTGCTGGCGCGGGAGGAGTTATGCTGACAACCGACGTGACAAGCTCTGGAGTGGCATTGGATAGCATCGGACAAGACCTTAATGCCACCTTTGCCGATTTGCAATGGGTTGTCAATGCTTTCAACCTAACTTTCGGTGCGTTTCTGCTTACTGCGGGCTCGTTGGCGGATCTACTCGGTCGCCGACGGATGTTTACTCTCGGCGTTATTTTGTTTAACGTTGCAGCAATGATGTGTGGGTTCTCGCAAAGCTCACTGATGCTGAATTTCTCTCGAGCACTGGAAGGCATTGGCGCAGCTTTCTTGTTCCCCACCAGTAGTGCATTAGTCGCTTACGAGTTTCGCGGGGTTGAGCGAGCCCAAGCCTACAGTTTCTTGGGGGCTTCTTTCGGGGTTGGCCTCGCTATCGGACCACTATTAAGTGGCGTGCTGACTAGCTGGTTGAGCTGGCGGTGGATCTTTTTAATCAACGTGCCAGTTGGCTTGGGCATTCTCGTGCTGGCTGTGCCTAGAATGGGAGAATCTAGGGATCCTGGTGCCCATCGAGTTGACTGGGCTGGTTTGATTGCCTTTATGCTAAGCCTCACCTTATTTCTCTACGCCTTGATCGAGGCTCCAGAAGCTGGCTTGGGCAGTCCCTTAGTTGCAGGGGCACTCCTCGGAACTCTGGTTTTCGGTGTGCTTTTCCTACTTGTTGAGCAGCGGCAGCCTCGCCCGATGTTTGACTTGGCTTTGTTTCGCAAACCCACCTTTGTTGCCATTTCGCTTCTTCCCTTGGCGTTCTCCTGCGGTTTTGTGGCGCTCCTAGTTTACATTCCACTCTACTTTCAAGGAATCAAAGAGTACTCGCCTCTGCAGGCTGGGCTTGTGATGCTACCACTGACCATTCCTGTGTTTGTGGTGCCTTTCATTATCAGTAAGCTGACCACCTATCTGCCAGCACGGATATTACTGAGTGCCGGGCTAGGGCTGATCGGTCTCGGAGCCTTGTGGATGAGCCAACTCGAAACCGGCACGAGTACGACTGTACTTTTGAGTGGATTAGTACTCACTGGTATCGGCGCTGGCACGGTAAGCGGTCTGATGGAATATGTCGCTGTCAGCGTCGTGCCGGCGGAGCGTAGTGGTATGGCTGCTGGTATGTTCAGCACCATTCGCTTAGTGAGTAGCTCAACCGCAATTGCCGGCATAGGTACTATCCTGATTAGTCTAACTCAGAACCGGCTTCTTCGGCTTATTGT
This is a stretch of genomic DNA from Cyanobacteria bacterium GSL.Bin1. It encodes these proteins:
- a CDS encoding MFS transporter; this translates as MKDREKANARLCQRKLATLIGAGAGGVMLTTDVTSSGVALDSIGQDLNATFADLQWVVNAFNLTFGAFLLTAGSLADLLGRRRMFTLGVILFNVAAMMCGFSQSSLMLNFSRALEGIGAAFLFPTSSALVAYEFRGVERAQAYSFLGASFGVGLAIGPLLSGVLTSWLSWRWIFLINVPVGLGILVLAVPRMGESRDPGAHRVDWAGLIAFMLSLTLFLYALIEAPEAGLGSPLVAGALLGTLVFGVLFLLVEQRQPRPMFDLALFRKPTFVAISLLPLAFSCGFVALLVYIPLYFQGIKEYSPLQAGLVMLPLTIPVFVVPFIISKLTTYLPARILLSAGLGLIGLGALWMSQLETGTSTTVLLSGLVLTGIGAGTVSGLMEYVAVSVVPAERSGMAAGMFSTIRLVSSSTAIAGIGTILISLTQNRLLRLIVGTSVAADERVAELANRVTTGDLIGAAASVTAAEREAFVQAATQSYTSALTTVFGIIASISFVCAVLVLALVRARDLVEESAPKR
- a CDS encoding TetR family transcriptional regulator, with the translated sequence MSRPTEPQKKQELLEQCLAAAIEAGALDSSINGIAKRIGTSGRMLVYHFGSKQELERQLIGLLETRLREKLWSFQSVSLEEADCLADPLLEMWSHLTSPAMCGLLKLTMELNQRAIQGDSETQHFIEQESKKWVDSLFNFTNDKTTALSLFHLFQGAILDFLTTGNAQRGHQTINAFTQTLR
- a CDS encoding LysR family transcriptional regulator, with amino-acid sequence MDVTPTAVSHQIKVLEDDLGMPLFRRRPRPLALTEAGAFLYPKVQESFDAMASAIAQLKQIPDHCELTVSVTPVLATKWLVSRLPQFQERYPEINLRLHTANKVVDLHQQTVDLALRYGRGNYFGLVTRPLMSDQFVPVCSPHLLTVGQHPLNKPKDLAHHRLLHFEWMYYGAEAPNWSNWFARAGISNIDARGGITLSNKAHAHDRRLMARTRSDWRRLIGIVTLLEFSVRQYQKIVFQCSD